One Spirochaetota bacterium genomic window carries:
- a CDS encoding TetR/AcrR family transcriptional regulator codes for MNERSKSDIINLRRNQLTRAAYKVVGQKGYYDFTIRDIAREAGLSTGLVHYYFKNKEDLLLNLLKEINRNMLVGLNRAITKTDDPREKLTIFMQQAFGLVESEKDYFYIVIDFWSQVNKNDRMKRANIKLFKSYREEVSKILKEGYDQGYFVKMDIDFTAAVVISILQGLIIQYVIDNNAFNFEEITKRVMKQVNDLVYKKK; via the coding sequence ATGAATGAACGGAGTAAGAGCGATATAATTAACCTGAGACGGAACCAGCTGACCAGGGCCGCCTATAAGGTCGTGGGCCAGAAGGGTTATTACGATTTCACGATACGCGATATTGCCCGTGAAGCGGGATTGTCAACCGGATTGGTCCATTATTATTTCAAGAATAAAGAGGACCTCCTGCTGAATCTGCTGAAGGAGATCAACAGGAACATGCTGGTCGGTCTCAACCGGGCCATCACCAAAACCGATGATCCGCGTGAAAAGCTCACCATTTTCATGCAACAGGCCTTCGGGTTGGTCGAGAGTGAAAAGGACTATTTCTATATCGTCATCGACTTCTGGTCGCAGGTCAATAAGAACGACCGCATGAAGCGCGCGAACATCAAGCTTTTCAAGAGCTATCGCGAGGAAGTATCCAAGATACTGAAAGAGGGCTACGATCAGGGATATTTCGTGAAGATGGACATTGATTTCACCGCGGCAGTCGTCATATCGATCCTGCAGGGGCTGATAATCCAGTACGTGATCGACAACAACGCCTTCAATTTCGAGGAAATCACAAAAAGGGTCATGAAGCAGGTTAATGACTTGGTATACAAGAAGAAATAA
- a CDS encoding acyl-CoA dehydrogenase family protein, with protein MNYDMTPEQLSIKENFGKFCSKEIEPRAQLLDQASHAEVDKLIKENIKKLADLGYLGMGHEEAYGGTNLDLISQAIAGEEVAKACASTFLSCGASCGLFGVPVKLFGTEAQKKKYLPGIIKGELIGCFGLTEPEA; from the coding sequence ATGAACTACGATATGACACCGGAACAACTATCGATAAAGGAGAACTTCGGGAAGTTCTGCTCTAAGGAGATCGAGCCCCGCGCCCAGCTCCTTGACCAGGCCTCCCACGCGGAAGTTGATAAGCTTATAAAAGAGAATATAAAGAAACTGGCCGACCTGGGCTACCTGGGCATGGGCCACGAGGAAGCCTACGGCGGGACGAACCTGGACCTGATCAGCCAGGCCATAGCGGGCGAGGAAGTGGCCAAGGCCTGCGCCTCCACCTTCCTTTCCTGCGGGGCCTCCTGCGGCCTCTTCGGCGTGCCGGTGAAGCTCTTCGGCACCGAGGCGCAGAAGAAGAAATACCTGCCCGGCATCATCAAGGGCGAGCTCATCGGCTGCTTCGGCCTCACCGAGCCGGAAGCGG
- a CDS encoding acyl-CoA dehydrogenase family protein — MEFGFTEEQLMFRETVYRFAKKEIAPLVEQADLKSEFSKEIWSKLGGMGLLGLPFPEELGGSGADVVTCCLSGEALGHAGVDQGHLLALGAHTYLCTDTLFKNGNDAQRKKYIPKLASGEWIGCMGLTEPGAGSDAGSLQTSAVKKGDKWILNGSKTFITNAPVCEVCVVYATVDKKLKQNGITAFIVEKGFKGFSTGEPFHKMGVRASTTSEVFLDNCEVPEENLLGEVGKGMAYTHETLSWDRSALLAPFIGGMQFAIEECTKYSQERKQFEKSINQFQAIQHKLADLKIIKEAAKMVVYRVAHDKDTKKPLNHMHTSIAKAVVGDWGLKAASEAVQVYGGYGFIHDYPIEKFLRDAKLAQIGGGTSEVQRFIISRILSMF, encoded by the coding sequence ATGGAGTTTGGATTTACTGAAGAACAATTGATGTTTCGAGAGACGGTGTATCGTTTCGCCAAGAAAGAAATCGCGCCGCTCGTCGAGCAGGCCGATCTTAAGTCTGAGTTCTCGAAAGAAATATGGTCGAAGCTGGGCGGCATGGGCCTCCTCGGACTGCCGTTCCCGGAAGAACTGGGCGGCTCCGGCGCCGATGTCGTGACCTGCTGCCTTTCGGGCGAGGCCCTGGGCCACGCCGGCGTGGACCAGGGGCACCTGCTTGCCCTGGGCGCGCACACGTACCTCTGCACGGACACGCTGTTCAAGAACGGGAATGACGCCCAGAGGAAGAAATACATACCCAAACTCGCCAGCGGCGAGTGGATCGGCTGCATGGGCCTCACCGAGCCGGGCGCGGGATCGGACGCCGGATCGCTGCAGACCTCGGCAGTGAAGAAGGGCGACAAGTGGATCCTCAACGGGTCCAAGACCTTCATCACCAACGCGCCGGTTTGCGAAGTCTGCGTGGTCTACGCCACGGTGGACAAAAAGCTGAAGCAGAACGGCATCACCGCCTTCATCGTGGAGAAAGGCTTCAAGGGCTTTTCCACGGGCGAGCCCTTTCATAAAATGGGAGTGCGTGCGTCCACCACGTCCGAAGTTTTCCTGGACAACTGCGAGGTTCCGGAAGAGAACCTTCTCGGCGAGGTCGGCAAGGGGATGGCATACACCCACGAGACCCTGTCCTGGGACCGCAGCGCCCTGCTGGCCCCCTTCATAGGCGGCATGCAGTTCGCCATCGAGGAGTGCACCAAGTACTCCCAGGAGCGGAAACAGTTTGAGAAGTCGATCAACCAATTCCAGGCGATCCAGCACAAGCTGGCCGACCTGAAGATAATAAAGGAAGCGGCGAAGATGGTGGTGTACCGGGTGGCCCACGACAAGGACACGAAAAAGCCCCTCAATCACATGCACACTTCCATCGCGAAGGCGGTCGTGGGAGACTGGGGCCTGAAGGCCGCGAGCGAAGCTGTACAGGTATACGGCGGGTACGGCTTCATCCACGATTACCCGATAGAGAAGTTTCTGCGGGATGCCAAGCTGGCGCAGATCGGCGGCGGTACCTCTGAGGTACAACGGTTTATCATTTCCCGCATCCTGAGCATGTTTTAG